In Puntigrus tetrazona isolate hp1 chromosome 7, ASM1883169v1, whole genome shotgun sequence, the following are encoded in one genomic region:
- the si:dkey-46i9.6 gene encoding E3 ubiquitin-protein ligase TRIM58 isoform X2 yields the protein MASPTSMLEEEQVHCSICLDVFTNPVSIPCGHNFCMACIGSYWKSSALYMCPMCKKTFYKQPDISINTVLREIAEKFKEMKTNSVANLQKTMRPDSGQSPVELPTEMPELIPPNGPWAQVVSCDVCTGPQQQAVKSCLVCLTSYCEEHLKTHTSRFTKHKLIEPVQNLEDRMCKKHERLLELFCKKDQTIVCVLCTEMDHRAHYTVPVEREWTEKKALLRKTEAEVQQMIQERLKKVAVIKHSIELNKSSAQREVEDSMQVFADLIQAVQKAQAELVQDIEEKQRKTESWANGQIQELEQEIDVLKLRNTELEYLSHTEDHIHFLQNFPSLMSHPHTKDWSETCVYADPCVGTTRRAVLKLEETLTEEVEKLAEKELRRVQKYSVDITYDPDTANPWLQLSEDGHQMRHLGAWQDLADTPERFDTVVIALGREGLSSGRRYWEVQVGEKDDWYIGVARASVNRKGRISVSTAHGYWALAMKKGQEYRVSSSPPLLLSIEPKLKRVGVYVDYEEGQVSFYDVHNRSHIYTFMDSFGEKIFPFFYLYCCDKASETMMICPVQETSHTKQC from the exons ATGGCATCTCCCACCAGCATGTTAGAGGAGGAGCAGGTGCACTGTTCCATCTGTCTGGATGTGTTTACAAACCCCGTCTCCATACCTTGTGGACACAACTTCTGCATGGCCTGCATTGGCAGCTACTGGAAGTCCAGTGCCCTTTACATGTGTCCGATGTGCAAAAAGACTTTCTACAAACAGCCAGACATCAGCATCAACACAGTGCTCAGGGAAATCGCTGAGAAGTTTAAGGAAATGAAAACCAACTCAGTCGCGAACCTTCAGAAGACAATGCGACCAGACTCAGGACAGAGCCCTGTGGAACTCCCCACAGAAATGCCTGAACTTATTCCTCCTAATGGACCGTGGGCCCAGGTGGTGTCCTGTGATGTGTGCACTGGCCCTCAGCAACAGGCAGTAAAGTCCTGCTTAGTGTGTTTGACATCTTACTGTGAGGAGCACTTAAAGACCCACACATCCCGCTTCACCAAACACAAGTTGATCGAACCCGTGCAGAACCTGGAGGACCGGATGTGTAAGAAGCACGAGAGGTTACTGGAGCTGTTCTGTAAGAAGGATCAGACCatagtgtgtgtgctgtgcacAGAGATGGACCACAGGGCACATTACACTGTTCCTGTCGAACGAGAGTGGACTGAGAAAAAG GCTTTGTTGAGAAAAACTGAAGCCGAAGTTCAGCAGATGATCCAGGAGCGACTGAAGAAAGTTGCTGTTATCAAACACTCAATAGAGTTGAACAAG AGCAGCGCTCAAAGAGAAGTCGAGGACAGCATGCAGGTGTTTGCGGACCTGATCCAAGCGGTCCAGAAGGCCCAGGCCGAACTGGTGCAGGACATCGAGGAGAAACAAAGGAAGACGGAGAGCTGGGCCAATGGACAAATACAAGAACTAGAGCAGGAAATAGATGTTCTGAAGCTGAGGAACACAGAGTTAGAATATCTCTCACACACCGAAGACCACATTCACTTCCTGCAG AACTTTCCATCACTAATGTCTCACCCACACACTAAAGACTGGTCTGAGACCTGTGTGTATGCAGATCCATGTGTGGGCACCACCAGAAGAGCTGTGCTCAAACTAGAGGAGACGCTTACTGAAGAAGTAGAAAAACTTGCAGAAAAAG AGCTGAGGAGGGTTCAGAAGTACTCAG TGGACATCACGTATGACCCGGACACGGCGAACCCCTGGCTGCAGCTGTCAGAGGACGGTCATCAGATGCGTCATCTGGGAGCGTGGCAGGACCTGGCTGACACACCGGAGCGCTTCGACACGGTGGTGATCGCGCTCGGCCGCGAGGGACTGTCCTCAGGACGCCGGTACTGGGAGGTCCAGGTGGGAGAGAAGGACGACTGGTACATCGGTGTGGCCCGGGCGTCCGTCAACAGAAAAGGCCGTATTTCGGTGAGCACGGCTCACGGCTACTGGGCTCTAGCCATGAAGAAAGGCCAGGAATACCGCGTGTCTTCCTCTCCACCCCTGCTGCTGTCCATCGAGCCCAAGCTGAAGAGAGTCGGCGTCTATGTGGACTACGAAGAAGGACAGGTGTCGTTCTACGACGTACACAACAGAAGTCACATCTACACCTTCATGGACTCGTTCGGAGAGAAAATCTTCCCGTTTTTCTACCTCTACTGCTGCGACAAGGCCTCAGAGACCATGATGATCTGTCCTGTTCAGGAGACGTCTCATACTAAACAGTGCTGA
- the si:dkey-46i9.6 gene encoding E3 ubiquitin-protein ligase TRIM58 isoform X1, whose translation MSLLSRPGRSLWSVAFDYNRLLIQRIMEVKLAVNSGMASPTSMLEEEQVHCSICLDVFTNPVSIPCGHNFCMACIGSYWKSSALYMCPMCKKTFYKQPDISINTVLREIAEKFKEMKTNSVANLQKTMRPDSGQSPVELPTEMPELIPPNGPWAQVVSCDVCTGPQQQAVKSCLVCLTSYCEEHLKTHTSRFTKHKLIEPVQNLEDRMCKKHERLLELFCKKDQTIVCVLCTEMDHRAHYTVPVEREWTEKKALLRKTEAEVQQMIQERLKKVAVIKHSIELNKSSAQREVEDSMQVFADLIQAVQKAQAELVQDIEEKQRKTESWANGQIQELEQEIDVLKLRNTELEYLSHTEDHIHFLQNFPSLMSHPHTKDWSETCVYADPCVGTTRRAVLKLEETLTEEVEKLAEKELRRVQKYSVDITYDPDTANPWLQLSEDGHQMRHLGAWQDLADTPERFDTVVIALGREGLSSGRRYWEVQVGEKDDWYIGVARASVNRKGRISVSTAHGYWALAMKKGQEYRVSSSPPLLLSIEPKLKRVGVYVDYEEGQVSFYDVHNRSHIYTFMDSFGEKIFPFFYLYCCDKASETMMICPVQETSHTKQC comes from the exons ATACAACGCATAATGGAAGTAAAATTGGCTGTGAATTCAG GAATGGCATCTCCCACCAGCATGTTAGAGGAGGAGCAGGTGCACTGTTCCATCTGTCTGGATGTGTTTACAAACCCCGTCTCCATACCTTGTGGACACAACTTCTGCATGGCCTGCATTGGCAGCTACTGGAAGTCCAGTGCCCTTTACATGTGTCCGATGTGCAAAAAGACTTTCTACAAACAGCCAGACATCAGCATCAACACAGTGCTCAGGGAAATCGCTGAGAAGTTTAAGGAAATGAAAACCAACTCAGTCGCGAACCTTCAGAAGACAATGCGACCAGACTCAGGACAGAGCCCTGTGGAACTCCCCACAGAAATGCCTGAACTTATTCCTCCTAATGGACCGTGGGCCCAGGTGGTGTCCTGTGATGTGTGCACTGGCCCTCAGCAACAGGCAGTAAAGTCCTGCTTAGTGTGTTTGACATCTTACTGTGAGGAGCACTTAAAGACCCACACATCCCGCTTCACCAAACACAAGTTGATCGAACCCGTGCAGAACCTGGAGGACCGGATGTGTAAGAAGCACGAGAGGTTACTGGAGCTGTTCTGTAAGAAGGATCAGACCatagtgtgtgtgctgtgcacAGAGATGGACCACAGGGCACATTACACTGTTCCTGTCGAACGAGAGTGGACTGAGAAAAAG GCTTTGTTGAGAAAAACTGAAGCCGAAGTTCAGCAGATGATCCAGGAGCGACTGAAGAAAGTTGCTGTTATCAAACACTCAATAGAGTTGAACAAG AGCAGCGCTCAAAGAGAAGTCGAGGACAGCATGCAGGTGTTTGCGGACCTGATCCAAGCGGTCCAGAAGGCCCAGGCCGAACTGGTGCAGGACATCGAGGAGAAACAAAGGAAGACGGAGAGCTGGGCCAATGGACAAATACAAGAACTAGAGCAGGAAATAGATGTTCTGAAGCTGAGGAACACAGAGTTAGAATATCTCTCACACACCGAAGACCACATTCACTTCCTGCAG AACTTTCCATCACTAATGTCTCACCCACACACTAAAGACTGGTCTGAGACCTGTGTGTATGCAGATCCATGTGTGGGCACCACCAGAAGAGCTGTGCTCAAACTAGAGGAGACGCTTACTGAAGAAGTAGAAAAACTTGCAGAAAAAG AGCTGAGGAGGGTTCAGAAGTACTCAG TGGACATCACGTATGACCCGGACACGGCGAACCCCTGGCTGCAGCTGTCAGAGGACGGTCATCAGATGCGTCATCTGGGAGCGTGGCAGGACCTGGCTGACACACCGGAGCGCTTCGACACGGTGGTGATCGCGCTCGGCCGCGAGGGACTGTCCTCAGGACGCCGGTACTGGGAGGTCCAGGTGGGAGAGAAGGACGACTGGTACATCGGTGTGGCCCGGGCGTCCGTCAACAGAAAAGGCCGTATTTCGGTGAGCACGGCTCACGGCTACTGGGCTCTAGCCATGAAGAAAGGCCAGGAATACCGCGTGTCTTCCTCTCCACCCCTGCTGCTGTCCATCGAGCCCAAGCTGAAGAGAGTCGGCGTCTATGTGGACTACGAAGAAGGACAGGTGTCGTTCTACGACGTACACAACAGAAGTCACATCTACACCTTCATGGACTCGTTCGGAGAGAAAATCTTCCCGTTTTTCTACCTCTACTGCTGCGACAAGGCCTCAGAGACCATGATGATCTGTCCTGTTCAGGAGACGTCTCATACTAAACAGTGCTGA